From Drosophila subpulchrella strain 33 F10 #4 breed RU33 unplaced genomic scaffold, RU_Dsub_v1.1 Primary Assembly Seq354, whole genome shotgun sequence, the proteins below share one genomic window:
- the LOC119560962 gene encoding organic cation transporter protein-like, producing the protein MDLQRVLEKCGNFGPYQILLLGLYGYTNIVSSLHYFSQTLISFTPSHSCSPPKDFIPGNKTSLLACSIIQYDEDLSPSRDYKCSSWDFERESNYESVTTELEWVCDDAYKLAVGQSFFFIGSALGSIFFGYLADRIGRLPACVLSTLTGASGDFFTSFVGSLPWFSFTRFISGLSMDTQYVLMYILVFEYLSPQHRTFGLNIILGVFYSIGLMISPWMAIWLGNWRSYLWAASLPALGMLLFPVFLHESVEWLLTKGKFDKAVNNLKSVAMFNGRQVDDSVFDEFIKHYREKMNSATKKSSDTFMGMLRTPRLRKFTIILLIKSMIITIAFDILSRNVEGVGISPFHLFSYSGFVVLPGGLTIILFQNKIGRKGMACASLFVGAFITAATGYLVGTLDPANYSVLLGVMVCLARFGAVVAYDAEAQYAAEIIPTSVRGRGVANIHVVGNAFAFFSSYIIYLGTFYKPLPSLLISFLLIIGGCLCLALPETLHKQLPQTLEEGEMFAKGEKWYFFPCFSRKLQSKKSEAQLEAAS; encoded by the exons ATGGATCTGCAGCGAGTCCTCGAGAAGTGTGGAAACTTTGGTCCCTACCAGATCCTGTTGCTGGGGCTCTATGGGTACACAAATATAGTGTCCTCACTCCACTACTTTTCACAGACGCTGATTAGTTTCACGCCTTCGCACAG CTGCTCTCCACCAAAAGACTTCATCCCAGGAAATAAAACTTCCTTGCTGGCCTGCAGTATTATTCAATACGATGAAGATTTGTCCCCTTCTCGGGACTACAAGTGCTCCTCGTGGGACTTCGAAAGGGAAAGTAACTACGAAAGTGTTACCACAGAG CTCGAATGGGTCTGCGATGACGCCTACAAACTGGCAGTGGGTCAGTCCTTCTTCTTCATTGGATCCGCCCTGGGCAGTATATTCTTCGGATACTTGGCAGATCGCATAGGACGACTGCCTGCCTGCGTTTTGTCCACTTTGACAGGAGCCTCTGGTGATTTCTTCACCTCCTTCGTAGGAAGTCTTCCTTGGTTCTCCTTTACCCGCTTCATATCCGGTCTCTCTATGGACACTCAGTATGTCCTTATGTACATTTTGG TTTTCGAGTACTTGAGCCCACAGCACCGCACTTTTGGGCTAAACATCATTTTGGGTGTTTTCTACTCCATTGGCCTGATGATCTCGCCCTGGATGGCCATTTGGTTGGGCAACTGGCGGAGTTACCTATGGGCAGCCTCTCTGCCTGCCCTCGGAATGCTGCTTTTCCCTGTTTTCCTCCATGAAAGTGTGGAGTGGCTGTTGACCAAGGGAAAGTTCGACAAGGCAGTTAATAATCTAAAAAGCGTAGCAATGTTCAATGGACGCCAAGTGGACGACTCTGTTTTCGATGAGTTCATTAAACACTATCGCGAGAAAATGAACAGTGCCACAAAAAAATCCTCAGACACCTTTATGGGCATGCTGAGGACTCCAAGACTGAGGAAGTTCACCATTATTCTTTTAATCAAATC GATGATCATCACAATTGCTTTCGATATCCTGAGTCGTAATGTAGAGGGCGTGGGCATATCACCCTTCCACCTCTTCTCCTACTCAGGATTTGTCGTCCTGCCTGGTGGGCTCACCATTATCCTGTTCCAGAACAAAATAGGTCGCAAGGGCATGGCCTGCGCCTCCCTGTTTGTAGGTGCCTTTATCACAGCTGCCACTGGTTACCTGGTGGGCACTCTAGACCCAGCTAACTACTCCGTACTCCTGGGAGTCATGGTGTGCTTGGCGAGATTCGGAGCGGTGGTGGCCTACGATGCGGAGGCCCAGTACGCTGCGGAGATTATTCCAACTAGTGTGCGAGGTCGAGGGGTGGCCAACATCCATGTGGTGGGCAACGCCTTCGCCTTCTTCAGTTCCTACATCATCTACTTAGGAACCTTCTACAAGCCACTGCCCTCGCTTTTGATTAGCTTCCTACTCATTATTGGCGGTTGTTTGTGTCTGGCTCTTCCGGAGACATTGCACAA GCAACTTCCACAGACTCTAGAAGAGGGCGAGATGTTTGCCAAGGGCGAGAAATGGTATTTCTTTCCCTGCTTTTCACGGAAACTGCAGTCTAAAAAGTCTGAAGCTCAGTTGGAGGCAGCCAGCTAA
- the LOC119560908 gene encoding organic cation transporter-like protein yields MDFDRVLEKCGNFGRFQFVLLILYGYTNILSSLHYFSQTLITFTPEHWCSHDDLMGLSAEELRSIYSNVSHSSCTLLSEVINGTGVASEEETCNDWIFERENGYESLTTELKWVCDKSHQPAVGQSFFFLGSVVGTISFGFLSDRIGRLPAMLMASLSGATGDFITSFVHTLPWFAFSRFVSGLSTDTMYYLMYILVFEYLSPKRRTFGLNIILAVFYCFGLMTSPWIAMWIGNWRRYLWLASLPALGVLIYPLLICESAQWLLTKKKYDEAVACLKKVAKFNGRQVEDSVFDEFVKHYREKMNEESKVNKQMDTFLGMFKTPRLRRFTTTLLVKSVIITLSYDVINRNMEGLGSSPFKLFSLTSSVYLPAGFTILLLQNKIGRKGMACGALIVGAIITAATGFLIAVLDPKENAIVLALMVALGRFGSTVSYDAEIQYAAEIIPTSVRGQAVSNIHVVGLASSSLAFYVIYLAQYYKPLPSIFISVLMFLGALLCLTLPETLHKKLPETLADGEKFAMNESCLYFPCLHKRRESLNKHEDPKSEP; encoded by the exons ATGGATTTCGACCGCGTTCTTGAGAAGTGTGGAAACTTTGGCCGGTTCCAATTTGTCCTACTTATCCTCTACGGCTACACGAATATTCTCAGCTCTTTGCACTATTTTTCACAGACCCTCATCACTTTTACCCCAGAGCATTG GTGTTCCCATGATGACTTAATGGGCTTGAGTGCTGAGGAGCTGCGATCCATTTACTCCAATGTTTCGCACTCCTCCTGCACTCTTCTGTCGGAGGTGATCAATGGCACCGGGGTGGCCTCTGAGGAGGAGACCTGCAACGATTGGATCTTCGAGCGGGAGAACGGCTACGAAAGTCTAACCACGGAGCTGAAGTGGGTCTGTGATAAGTCCCACCAGCCAGCGGTGGGTCAGTCCTTCTTTTTCCTGGGCTCCGTGGTGGGCACCATTTCCTTCGGATTTCTTTCGGATCGTATCGGAAGACTGCCCGCCATGCTGATGGCAAGCTTATCCGGTGCAACTGGTGACTTTATTACCTCCTTTGTCCACACGCTTCCCTGGTTCGCCTTCTCCAGATTCGTGTCGGGATTATCCACGGATACCATGTACTACCTCATGTACATCTTGG TCTTCGAGTACTTGAGTCCCAAGCGTCGAACCTTTGGTCTGAACATCATTTTGGCAGTATTCTACTGCTTTGGACTGATGACTTCGCCGTGGATCGCCATGTGGATTGGCAACTGGCGCCGCTACCTCTGGCTGGCATCTCTGCCAGCTCTGGGCGTCCTTATATACCCACTCCTGATCTGTGAAAGTGCCCAGTGGCTGTTGACCAAGAAGAAGTATGATGAGGCGGTGGCCTGCCTGAAGAAAGTGGCCAAGTTCAATGGTCGACAGGTTGAGGACTCCGTGTTCGACGAGTTCGTGAAGCATTATCGCGAGAAGATGAACGAGGAGAGCAAGGTGAACAAGCAGATGGACACTTTCCTGGGGATGTTTAAGACCCCCAGACTACGCCGCTTCACTACCACTCTCCTAGTTAAATC CGTGATAATTACGCTATCCTACGACGTGATCAATAGGAACATGGAAGGCCTGGGTTCCTCGCCCTTCAAGCTGTTCTCACTGACCTCCAGTGTTTACCTGCCCGCGGGATTCACCATCTTGCTCCTGCAGAACAAGATCGGTCGCAAGGGCATGGCATGTGGAGCGCTTATAGTAGGTGCGATTATCACCGCCGCCACAGGATTCCTGATTGCGGTTCTGGATCCCAAGGAGAACGCCATCGTGCTGGCTTTGATGGTGGCTCTGGGTCGATTTGGCTCCACTGTTTCCTACGATGCGGAGATCCAATATGCGGCGGAGATCATTCCGACCAGTGTGAGGGGACAGGCGGTCTCCAACATCCATGTGGTCGGATTGGCCTCCAGCTCACTGGCCTTCTACGTGATCTACCTGGCACAGTACTACAAGCCCCTCCCCTCGATCTTCATCAGTGTTTTGATGTTTCTGGGCGCTCTACTCTGCCTGACCCTTCCTGAAACTCTCCACAA GAAACTCCCCGAAACGCTGGCCGATGGCGAGAAGTTCGCGATGAACGAGAGCTGCCTGTACTTCCCATGCTTACACAAACGCCGCGAAAGTCTGAACAAGCATGAGGACCCCAAGTCTGAACCCTAG
- the LOC119560227 gene encoding organic cation transporter protein, with the protein MDFDQILAKCGDFNRYQFMILALFGFINIIVSMHYFTQTVISFVPDHWCYHDKLVNMTYKEIGEIYAQFEKPSCTRLDDINGHNVTVSSKPCERWIYNYDFGYRSMNTELNWVCDSAYKARIGQSLFFIGSVVGTLFYGLLSDKIGRVPALILSNFCGFAGDFSTIFTKSVATFTLCRFISGLAADTNFYLMYIIVLEYIRPSMRTLGLNMAVGLFYCLGLVFTPWLAVLVGHWQIYLACTSLPILLVVLYYFVVQESAQWLVTRNDIDGAIIRLKRVAKFNGCRVTQADFDEFRRHCQMTREMQGGDDKKQATLLDMFRTPRMRKNTLILFFKSMVITLCYDAVSRNVEGMGISPFIMFSLSALAVLPSSILLVLLQDRIGRKGMASGSLLVGGLFTAAAGIAIAYQQHSHNAILLACLTIAARFGVAISYESGSQYATELIPTCVRGQGVAAVHVAGFAASFLAPYILWLGTFFKAAPSIILGVLFFAGSFVCLLLPETLNRSLPTTIEEGEVFGKGERMFDFPCLHNRHDDAESDSELEKYKRKHSLIDAKQMQMESCSNGKRKQSLIDADREEQALKDAKH; encoded by the exons ATGGATTTCGATCAGATTCTGGCCAAATGTGGCGACTTTAATCGCTACCAGTTCATGATACTCGCCCTCTTCGGGTTTATTAATATCATCGTATCGATG CATTACTTTACGCAAACAGTCATTAGTTTTGTGCCAGATCATTGGTGCTACCATGATAAGCTAGTGAATATGACCTATAAAGAGATCGGAGAGATCTACGCTCAGTTCGAGAAGCCCTCGTGCACCCGACTGGATGACATTAATGGCCATAATGTCACCGTCAGCAGCAAACCGTGCGAGAGGTGGAtctataattatgattttggCTACAGAAGCATGAACACAGAG CTCAACTGGGTCTGTGACTCGGCGTACAAGGCACGTATTGGCCAGTCCCTGTTCTTTATTGGCTCCGTGGTGGGCACTCTCTTCTACGGGCTGCTGTCCGATAAGATTGGCCGAGTTCCCGCCCTAATCTTGTCCAACTTCTGCGGCTTTGCCGGGGATTTCTCCACCATATTCACCAAAAGCGTGGCCACCTTCACCCTTTGCCGTTTCATTTCCGGGCTGGCCGCCGATACTAACTTCTACCTGATGTACATTATAG TGCTCGAATATATTCGCCCCAGCATGAGAACCCTGGGTCTCAACATGGCCGTGGGCCTGTTCTACTGCTTGGGCCTGGTATTCACTCCCTGGCTGGCAGTTTTGGTGGGCCACTGGCAGATCTACCTGGCCTGCACGTCGCTGCCCATCCTGCTGGTGGTTCTGTACTACTTCGTGGTGCAGGAGAGCGCCCAGTGGCTGGTGACCCGGAATGACATCGACGGGGCCATCATAAGGCTGAAGCGAGTGGCCAAGTTTAACGGCTGCCGGGTGACCCAGGCGGACTTCGACGAGTTCCGGCGCCATTGCCAGATGACCCGCGAAATGCAGGGCGGCGATGACAAGAAACAGGCCACGCTGCTGGATATGTTCAGAACGCCACGCATGCGCAAGAATACGCTCATTCTGTTCTTTAAGAG CATGGTGATCACCCTGTGCTACGATGCCGTCTCCCGCAACGTGGAGGGCATGGGCATTTCGCCCTTCATCATGTTCTCGCTAAGTGCCCTGGCAGTGCTGCCGTCGAGTATCCTGCTGGTCCTGTTGCAGGACCGCATTGGCAGGAAGGGCATGGCCTCGGGATCCCTGCTGGTGGGTGGCCTCTTCACAGCCGCCGCCGGAATCGCGATCGCCTACCAGCAGCACAGCCACAATGCCATTCTGCTGGCCTGCCTGACGATCGCCGCCCGTTTCGGAGTGGCCATCTCCTACGAGTCGGGGTCCCAGTACGCCACCGAGCTGATCCCCACCTGCGTGCGGGGCCAGGGCGTGGCTGCAGTCCACGTGGCCGGGTTCGCGGCCTCCTTCCTGGCGCCCTACATCCTCTGGCTGGGCACCTTCTTCAAGGCGGCGCCCTCGATCATCCTGGGCGTCCTGTTCTTCGCGGGCTCCTTTGTCTGCCTGCTGCTGCCAGAGACGCTAAACAG GAGCCTGCCCACGACCATCGAGGAGGGCGAGGTGTTCGGCAAGGGCGAGCGCATGTTCGACTTCCCGTGCCTGCACAACCGGCACGATGACGCGGAGTCCGATTCCGAGCTGGAGAAGTACAAGCGGAAGCACTCCCTGATCGACGCCAAGCAGATGCAGATGGAGTCCTGCTCGAACGGGAAGCGCAAGCAGTCCCTGATCGACGCCGATCGCGAGGAGCAGGCCCTGAAGGACGCCAAGCACTGA